GCAGCTTACTCTGTCCGATTCGGTCGCTTCTCAATCAACACTCGGACCAGCCACAGCTTTCGCAGGTCTTGCAGCCTTCGCTGAAGTACAGCGTCATTGACCCACAGTCTGGACATTCTGGGCTTTCTCCGGCGTCGATGAGTGATTGCGCATCCGCTTCCTCGTCGGTGTCCTCATTATCGCCGTCACTGTCCTCAATTTCTGGCGCGTCATCCCTTTCGACATCCACATCGACTTCTGCGACCTCGGTGAGGTTCTGTTGTTGTGGATACGGTCTGTTGATCTCATCATCGAGATACCGTCGCATTGCGACACCGATCGCATCAGGGATGGAGTTGATCTGTTCGCCCTTATCCCACGCGACCTTCGGACTCCGGATACCCTGAAGATCTTCGGCGATTTCGTATGGATCGACGCCGGAACGCAGCGCGTAGCTGATGGTTTTTGCCAACCCTTCAGTGAACGAAGCTGTGAAGCCACCAGAGTTCCCGATCGTCGCAAAGAGTTCGAATGGCTCGTTGTGCTCGTCCTCGTTGATATTGACGTACATCTTCCCGTAGCCAGTATCAATGCGCTGTGTTACGCCGTACAGCACGTCTGGACGTGGTCGCTCTCGTGCGTACGCACCGCCAGTCCGGCCTTTCACCACGTTCTCGATATCCATTTCGAGGTCGGCTTGGACTGCTTCGTTTCCGAGGAACGACTCAACGTCACCGAACACCTCATGTATCCGTTCGACGATGGCTGTTGCCGCCTCGCTTTCGTCGGTGAAGTCGGCGTTCTCGGCGCGAGTCGTCAGCACCTGCTTCGAGCGCGTTCCATCGCGGTAATACGTGACTCCTTTCCCGCCATGGTTGTAGATGTACTCGAATACCTCCCTTGCGTCCTCCATTGTGGAGTCGTTCGGCGCGTTGACCGTCTTTGAAATGGAGGAATCAACACCGTGTTGACAGGCACACTGGACAGCAGCGTGCTCTTTTGCTGTTATATCGGACGTGACGACGAACAGTTCACTGATGGCATCTGGAACTGTCGAGAGCGAAGCGACTCCATCAAATTCGTTTTTCGCCATCTGCTCTTTCGCTTCGTCCTTGACGACTTTGACGTCGATATCGTTCGCCTCCAGCACCCGGAGGAAGTAATCGTCGAACTCGACGAGCATCTCATCGCCCTGCACGTCGTCGGAGACGTTCTTGTAGTAGGCGACGTTGTAGATCGGCTCACAGCCACCCGTCGTGTTTCCGAGCATCGAAGTGGTGCCTGTCGGTGCAATCGTCACTGTGTTGTGGTTTCTGACCGAGAAGCCCTCGTCCCACTCATCCGCAGAGAGTCCCGTTTGGTGCTCGAACCATTCGCGGTACTCAGTTGGAGCGGCGTACTTCGAGTCCGACCAGTCGTTGAAGTTTCCTCGTTCGAGCGCGAGTTCGTGTGAGGCCCACTTCGACTGGTGGTTGATATGCACCATGATCTGGCGGGCTACCTCGTTGCCCACGTCAGAACCGTAGCGGATACCAAGCTGGATGTACAGCTGTGCCAGACCCATGATCCCGAGACCGATCTTTCGCATGTCCCGGACCTTCTGTTCGATTTCTCGAACCGGGAAGTCAGACATCGTGACGACGTTTTCGAGGAAACGCGTCCCGAGTTCGATGCGGCGGTCGAACGCTTCCATGTCGATGGCTTCTTCGAGGTAGGCCTCGATTGCATCCTCTCGGGAGTCGTATTCGTCTTCGTGTTCGCCGGACCACACCCGCCAATCGGGCGCATCGAACGCAGCAAGGGTAGAGAGATTGATGTGTCCGAGGTTACAGGCCTCGTACTCCTCCAACGGTTGTTCACCGCAGGGGTTTGTTGCCAGAATTTCATGATCAGGGTGTTCCTCGACATCGAACGAGTGTTCCTTGTTCACCCGTTCGAGATAGATCACGCCCGGTTCACCGTTCTCGTGTGCTCCTTCGATGATACGCTCCCAGATAATCTCGGCGGGAATCGTGAGTGGTTCTCCGATTTCAATGTGATCTTCGAGATCGTACCGGCCGTACATTTCCTTCGTCTCGGCGGTAGCGATGTGTGGATCACCTGTGCGTGGATTGGTGAACGTGAACTCCTCACCCGCGTACAGTGCCTCCATGAAGCCGTCGGTAACGCCGACAGAAATATTGAAGTTCGAAAGGTGCCCTTCGACAGCGTTGCGGAGATGCTTTGGAACACGGCCATCGTCATCGATGAGACCGCGTGCCTCTTCGAGAGCATCGCCAAAGGAAGTGTATGTGTAGTCGTCCGGATCGTTCAGGCGAAGACAGTGAGCCAAGGAGACGTCCTTGTTTTTCGAGTGAATGAACTCGATCACGTCCGGGTGAGAGACGCGCATGACACCCATCTGCGCGCCGCGTCGAGTTCCCCCTTGGGCGATCGTCTCACAGAGCTGATCGTACGTTCGCATGAACGTGATCGGGCCGGATGCGATTCCACCAGTTGAACCGACCGGGTCGCCGTAGGGCCGAAGCTGCCAGAAAGCGTATCCGCACCCACCGCCGCTCTGGAAGACCTCTGCAGCATTTTTCGCTGTTTCGTGGATATTCGTCAAATCATCATCCGGAGACATAACGAAACAAGCCGACAACTGCTGGAGTTCGTCGCCAGCGTTCATTATTGTCGGAGAGTTCGGAATGAACGAGAGGTGCTCCATTAACGCCTGAAACTCTGTGGCGACCTGTTCGACGTGGTCACGAATTTCATCGGGAAGGTCGGGGACGACAGTTTCGAAGGCGAACTTGTTGACAGTGTGGACCGAGAGTGTGGCCTCTCTGTCATCGTCCACAGAGGTCCCTGCTCCAAACACCTCACTAGCAAGTTCGTCGCGGCGTGGATGATCTGGTTTCAGTTGCTCAGGGCGGACGGTGACCGCAACATCACGCCGCTCTGCTTCGAACACTGCTTCGGCGAGAGCGATGTTCTTTGCAACCCGCTCGAACAGGTCGTCCTGGGATTCGACAAGGGACCCGGTGGCGTCCTTGCGCAGGTAACGGGCGGGGAGAATATTTTGATACGCATTGTCGGTCATCCGGTCTTCGAGCAACTCTTCTTCGGTTCGTTTGATTGGAAGGGTAATCTCGTCCGCAGAGTGCTCTGGCTGGCTCATACTGATCTCCAAGGTGATTGTGCTGCGACTGGGTGGTCGTTTTGTCTTTGTGTCATCGATGACTGGCCAGTCCGATTGCTGGTCATTTCAACGCTACGGCTCGCAAGATACATGAAATCATGTTCACATGCGGCATTACGCCTATTCAGTTGCACGTGTTCTAGCCTCTTTGCAATCGTCCATAACGGTACTTAGACCGGAGTGAAAGTGAATATTCCGACGTAAAATCGATCGAGGAGGAGATTATTCGAGTGGAAACTATCGGGGGTTTAATCAGATAATCGATAGTTGAATTAAACGCCGATTGACGTTTTATCCCCGATGAAACCACACTTTCTATCAGAATGATTTAACTGGGATGGCGTTATGTCCGTACGCATGCACGGACTGATCGCAGCTCAGGCATTCACCGTCCCCGGCATTCTTGGCACACTAGTCGTCGTTGGAATCATCCTACTCATTGGCCGATTCCTGTTGAACATGGCGTTCAAAGTCGTCCTCATTGCAGCAATCATCGCTGGTGCTCTCTGGTTTCTGGGGGCAGAGTCACTCCTCTCGCTGTTTCTCGTGTGACTCACGTCCTGAACGGTTGTGGCACTGCGACCCCGAATTATAAACTGAATTACGTATTTTAACTCCGATTGTTTATATTAATCAATTGACTGTGTCGTTACTTCACAACCATCGCTGGTAACGATAACCGTGTGTTCCTTCTGGCTGACGAGCGTTCCTTCCTCCTCTTGAAGAACAGGATATCCGTGGACGACGTTCGCCTGCTTGAGTCGTCGGAGCGCCATTTCTGCACGGTTTACATCGAGCCAGCGGGTGGCAAACGGGAGCGTTTTGTAGGACTCTGTGATCTGATCGAGTGCTTGTCTCGCCTGTCGGTTTCGCACCGAGCGCTCGCGGTCGAGTCCGAAAATCTCCTCGGACGCTCCTTCATTGACTTTTCCGCTGCCGTCGGTGGCGAACGGCTCAACAGCGACAACATCGCCGACTTCAAGTTCAACACCAGAGTCAACAGCCCGGTTAGGGATGTTCGGTGGGACGTGTTGTTTCCAATGACCGAGTCCGTGGCCAGTGAGGTTTACGACCGGGTTGAAGCCGTATCCATCGATTACGTCCTCGATTTCAGCACCGATCATTCCGGTGTGCACGCCAGGTTCGATCGTTTCGAGCGCCGCATCGAGTGCTTCCTCGGGTGCTTCTTTCAGTTCCGGATTACCAGAGAGATCGACAGTGATCGCGGTGTCAGCAAGCCAGCCATCAATGTGAACCCCAATGTCGAGGTTAATCATCTCTTCGCCGAACGTGCTGTCGTCGTCGATCGATGGGGTTGCGTGCGCTGCCTCGTGGTCGATACTGATGTTGACAGGAAACGCCGGCTCTCCTCCCAGCTCCCGTATTTTGTTCTCTGCCCACTCGGCTACGTCGAGGTGGCTCGCTCCAACTTCGACACGCTCTGTGGTTGCATCGCGTACCTCTGCGAGAATGCGGCCTGCCTCGCGGTGTTTCTCGTATTTTTCGGTCGTGAGATTGGCGTCGCTCATATTCTTCATCCGTTCGATTGGAAGAAATGCGTTGTGCTCTCTTCCGGAGGATATCACTCAGTCTTGCTCGTCTGCATTGCTTCTGTGTTGAACGCGCTACCAGTAATGCCATCGCGGTTCATGACGATGATACCGGCGAGTCCTCCAGTGAGCTCTTCGAATTCCTCAAGGGCAAGATCGGCTGCATCCTGTGGATCACGCCCGAGTTCGAGATGATCGACAGCACGTCGTGAGAGCGTCACGCGAGCGATATCTTCGCCCGCACCGGTTGCGCTTGCTCCGCCCGCGTGTGTGCAGTAGAACCCAGAACCAATCTGTGGAACGTCACCCACACGGCCTGCGAGCGCACACCAACGCCCTCCAGTCGAAGTGCAGGTTGCGATCTGATCACCGTCGGAGGCAACCGCGCCGACGGTGTCCGCTCCGCCGAACTTGTCTTGTATCCACTCCAGTTGGGCACGGGGAGTATCGGTTTCGAGCGTGTCGAGATCGGCCCATCGTTGCCGGGTGCGTTCGCTCTGGAGATCACATCCGGTCTCGATACCGAAATCGTCCGCGAGCGCGACGGCACGCTCGCCCGCGATGAGAACATGCGGGGTCGACTCCATAACAACGCGTGCGACTTCACACGCGTGTTCGACGCCGGGCATCGAGCAGGCCGCACCCGCTTCCCGATCGTCGGTCATCAATCCGGCGTCGGTCCGCACGATGCCATCGGATTGGATCGCACCACCGACGCCAGCGTTGAATCGTGGGGACGACTCCAGTTGCCGAACCGTCTCGATGACGGCATCTACTGGCGTTTCTTCTCGTCTACCAGCGGAGACAGCTGTATCGAGGACGGCTTGTCGCTCGTTCGGTTCGTCCACAGAGCCACCAGCTCCACCATGGGCGATAACGTGCATATCCGAGGTGCTCTTGCGGAGAATATAACGGCGGCTATCGATCAACGAAATTCAAGAGTTTCAATCACCGACCGAGATTACCCTGAACTGTCGAGTAGTGGGTACACTGCCCCGAGGAGCCCACCGTATACGATGTGGGGAACAAGACTCCCCGGCAACGCCAAGTTCGGGAACGGAGGTGCTTGCGCGAACCCGACAGACTGTAACCAGAATGGCATCACGAATCCAGCGGCAACGACCCAGAGTGCAGCTCCGTACACGATGCCAAGAGCGGCACTTGTCCACACGGTATCGGAGTATTGCGATAGCATCGGTAGCTGAACGATCACCACGAAGAGAAGACCGAGGACGACACTATGAAACAAGTGCGCTACCCATCCGATAGTACCACCTTCGAATCCGTAGAGACCAGGAATTGCACCATTGAGAATCGCGCTCTTCATCATCCAAATCATCGCACCCATGAGAACGCCACCGACGAGACCACCAACAGCGCCAGCTTCCCAGCCGCGGGTGCTGATATCACTCGAAACCTGTGCTTCTGTGTGAATGTCTGAACTCATACAGGAACGGATACTCCGTATCAATTGAAGAATGTGTGCCGAATGTGCGAGATAAACGCACATTCGTCCCACCCCACCGTGTACAAATGAGAGTACTAACCGGAGTCAAAATAAAATAAAACAGCGAAATTCGACAGTCTCAATTGTTCTGACATGTCATTGTTCGACGTTGGCCACGTCGGCCGTGATGATTCCGAAGCCGTCGGTAAGTGCAGTTTCGACGGACGTGGCGTCTGTTTCGACAGTGTGGACGCACACGTTGACCACGAGATCAACGCGGATATCGGTTGCAGTGGGCCGGAAACCAACCACGTCGAGCTGTTCGACCGAAGCGATGGGGGTAGCATCCGCGAGTACGTCCATCGCACCGGCAGCGAGATCACCTGCTGCACCACGGGGAACCCAGAGGGTGATTTCAGTGCTCGCCCTGACCACGGTGAGTGGGTCATGCATTGTCATACGTTCCCGCCGAGCCTCGAACTCGGTCTTCGGCCACGAAGCCGCGTGCTTTCCTCATACACCACGGGAGTGTCGGTTGAATCGTCTCTGCGTGATCGAAACACGTGGTCCGCGTAGTCGGCGGTCGATGACAGAACAAATCACTCAAGCCCTGCACCGACCGTTGGTGTCACGGCTCCGCCCTCAATGGATGTAGTACAAATATAACCAAACTGGAATGAGGAGCGGACCCGACAACGCGAACGCCTTACGCGGCGACCACGGATTCGGGCAGGGAATGCAGATGAGCGAAGGCCGACCCACGCTTTCCATATCCCGCCGGACAAGCGCCATCTCGAAGAGAGCGATTGCCGGAAGTGCCGGATGTACTGCTGATGGCTTCAGCGAGCGTCCGGTTGGTGGAAAGTGTAGTCAGCATTCATCTCACCTGCACGCGGTGTATCATTTCGTATAATCGCAATTATATTAGTCTTTCCGCAGGCATGGTATTCGATGACACCGGTCAAATACTGGGCAGGAAAAAAACAGACGGTCGTTTTCGTGCTACTGCTTTAGCTGCTCAGAGAACACAGAGAGTATGCGATCTCGGAATAGTAGATTCACGATACACACCACGAACAATGCAGTGGTAGTTGGTCTTCAGAGATGATCCACATCACGAATTACCAATTCTTGCTATCGATGAGTTGAGACGGTGTGATAACGTCCACATCTTTCTTTTTGACGTGGTCAACGACCTCTCTGAACTGATTCTCTGGTGTGCCACCATCACCAATAATGTGATAGGAGATAACGACTAGCTGGTTGGTCTTCTCGGCAACATCAACTGCTCGCCGAGCACCTCGGACGGATGGACCCTGCACACGTGAGATGAAACTCGGGTTGCTCGGGTGCTGTGCGTTGTTGGGGCAGGCGCCGAACAGATAGCCCGTCTCATAGAGTTCGTCGATGAGAGAGAGTGTCGTCGAGTTCACACGACTATTCGGGGCGACAAAGTGGCGTGCACCTTTCTTGAACCCCTTCACGTCAAGGTATCGTTTGACGTTCTGAAGAACTCGGCGCTGCTCCTGTTCTTTCAGATTCGGGAGGAGCTGACCTGCATGGCCCATCATGTCCCAGCTCGCTTTGCCCATCTCTTTCATCATTTGATCAGTCATCCGATCTTCTGAATTGATGGCATCGGGGATGATTCCGACCGCACCGGGCCATCCATTCTCTTTCAGAATCGGATAGGCTTTATTGTAAGCAGAGATGTGAGCGTCGTCGAACTGGAACATCACCTTACCCTTTTTGGGTTTGGGAATCTTGCGGAGATCGTCGATCAGCACCTGAAAGTCATTCTGATCAGTCAGCGGCCCGATTTGAATATTCACCTGCGAGACGCTGTCCATAGCGGGTTGTCCTTTGACACCCGTGTACCCAAGATCGAAGCGAACCCACCCGTCCAGTTCGAGCGGAATGTAGCGAGTCGCCGTGAGCATAGAGCTTTTCGCGGGGGCGATGACTTCTGCAGAGATCTTGATATCCTTCGGTTTGTTCACCTTCACCGCGAGCGAGAGATCGTGTTTGCTGAGATCGAGTGCCTTCGGATAAAACGACTTGAAGATCTTGGCGACAGGCTGTTTTGCGTTCTTCTTCGGTTCCAGAGCGAGTGACTGCTTTCCTTGAAATGAGTCTTGTTTCGCTACTTTGAACCTGCCGAAGCTGATGCCCCAGCGAGAACCGACATCGCCTTCGAAGTCGTCGACCGATGTTCCGGGGGCCTTCTTGTCTTCGTTTGATTTTTTATCTGTATTCTTATTGTTTTCAGTACCTGATGATTTAGTTTGGGAACCAGCACTGGTGCCAGTACCGTTCGTTGCTGTCGAAGTGCCGGGAGACGAGCTGTCGCCGCCCATGATTGATGAGCACCCGGCGAGCGACATCGTTCCGGCGGCTCCGAGCGTTGCGATAAATTTACGACGAGTCGATGGGGGCTGCATATAGACATCTGAACCAAATGCAC
The nucleotide sequence above comes from Halocatena marina. Encoded proteins:
- a CDS encoding polysaccharide deacetylase family protein, yielding MQPPSTRRKFIATLGAAGTMSLAGCSSIMGGDSSSPGTSTATNGTGTSAGSQTKSSGTENNKNTDKKSNEDKKAPGTSVDDFEGDVGSRWGISFGRFKVAKQDSFQGKQSLALEPKKNAKQPVAKIFKSFYPKALDLSKHDLSLAVKVNKPKDIKISAEVIAPAKSSMLTATRYIPLELDGWVRFDLGYTGVKGQPAMDSVSQVNIQIGPLTDQNDFQVLIDDLRKIPKPKKGKVMFQFDDAHISAYNKAYPILKENGWPGAVGIIPDAINSEDRMTDQMMKEMGKASWDMMGHAGQLLPNLKEQEQRRVLQNVKRYLDVKGFKKGARHFVAPNSRVNSTTLSLIDELYETGYLFGACPNNAQHPSNPSFISRVQGPSVRGARRAVDVAEKTNQLVVISYHIIGDGGTPENQFREVVDHVKKKDVDVITPSQLIDSKNW
- a CDS encoding histidine kinase codes for the protein MSSDIHTEAQVSSDISTRGWEAGAVGGLVGGVLMGAMIWMMKSAILNGAIPGLYGFEGGTIGWVAHLFHSVVLGLLFVVIVQLPMLSQYSDTVWTSAALGIVYGAALWVVAAGFVMPFWLQSVGFAQAPPFPNLALPGSLVPHIVYGGLLGAVYPLLDSSG
- a CDS encoding isoaspartyl peptidase/L-asparaginase, which produces MHVIAHGGAGGSVDEPNERQAVLDTAVSAGRREETPVDAVIETVRQLESSPRFNAGVGGAIQSDGIVRTDAGLMTDDREAGAACSMPGVEHACEVARVVMESTPHVLIAGERAVALADDFGIETGCDLQSERTRQRWADLDTLETDTPRAQLEWIQDKFGGADTVGAVASDGDQIATCTSTGGRWCALAGRVGDVPQIGSGFYCTHAGGASATGAGEDIARVTLSRRAVDHLELGRDPQDAADLALEEFEELTGGLAGIIVMNRDGITGSAFNTEAMQTSKTE
- the map gene encoding type II methionyl aminopeptidase, producing the protein MSDANLTTEKYEKHREAGRILAEVRDATTERVEVGASHLDVAEWAENKIRELGGEPAFPVNISIDHEAAHATPSIDDDSTFGEEMINLDIGVHIDGWLADTAITVDLSGNPELKEAPEEALDAALETIEPGVHTGMIGAEIEDVIDGYGFNPVVNLTGHGLGHWKQHVPPNIPNRAVDSGVELEVGDVVAVEPFATDGSGKVNEGASEEIFGLDRERSVRNRQARQALDQITESYKTLPFATRWLDVNRAEMALRRLKQANVVHGYPVLQEEEGTLVSQKEHTVIVTSDGCEVTTQSID
- a CDS encoding adenosylcobalamin-dependent ribonucleoside-diphosphate reductase — protein: MSQPEHSADEITLPIKRTEEELLEDRMTDNAYQNILPARYLRKDATGSLVESQDDLFERVAKNIALAEAVFEAERRDVAVTVRPEQLKPDHPRRDELASEVFGAGTSVDDDREATLSVHTVNKFAFETVVPDLPDEIRDHVEQVATEFQALMEHLSFIPNSPTIMNAGDELQQLSACFVMSPDDDLTNIHETAKNAAEVFQSGGGCGYAFWQLRPYGDPVGSTGGIASGPITFMRTYDQLCETIAQGGTRRGAQMGVMRVSHPDVIEFIHSKNKDVSLAHCLRLNDPDDYTYTSFGDALEEARGLIDDDGRVPKHLRNAVEGHLSNFNISVGVTDGFMEALYAGEEFTFTNPRTGDPHIATAETKEMYGRYDLEDHIEIGEPLTIPAEIIWERIIEGAHENGEPGVIYLERVNKEHSFDVEEHPDHEILATNPCGEQPLEEYEACNLGHINLSTLAAFDAPDWRVWSGEHEDEYDSREDAIEAYLEEAIDMEAFDRRIELGTRFLENVVTMSDFPVREIEQKVRDMRKIGLGIMGLAQLYIQLGIRYGSDVGNEVARQIMVHINHQSKWASHELALERGNFNDWSDSKYAAPTEYREWFEHQTGLSADEWDEGFSVRNHNTVTIAPTGTTSMLGNTTGGCEPIYNVAYYKNVSDDVQGDEMLVEFDDYFLRVLEANDIDVKVVKDEAKEQMAKNEFDGVASLSTVPDAISELFVVTSDITAKEHAAVQCACQHGVDSSISKTVNAPNDSTMEDAREVFEYIYNHGGKGVTYYRDGTRSKQVLTTRAENADFTDESEAATAIVERIHEVFGDVESFLGNEAVQADLEMDIENVVKGRTGGAYARERPRPDVLYGVTQRIDTGYGKMYVNINEDEHNEPFELFATIGNSGGFTASFTEGLAKTISYALRSGVDPYEIAEDLQGIRSPKVAWDKGEQINSIPDAIGVAMRRYLDDEINRPYPQQQNLTEVAEVDVDVERDDAPEIEDSDGDNEDTDEEADAQSLIDAGESPECPDCGSMTLYFSEGCKTCESCGWSEC